CAGGGGCGTACCCAGCCCATTTAGTGGGTTGGATCTTTCAGTGCTTTAGTGGACCTCCCTGTCAGTTCAGCATGCTCTATTTTATATAGTTACTCTATTCACTAATTACAGGTTTATTGAAAGACATTTGTAAGTATGTAATACTGATAGACACTGCACATTGCATGCACCAAGGAGTTTTGGTGTCTAACTTTGCTTGCATTGATCTAGCTACACCTGGAACTGGCCAATCGAGACCCAGGCCAGGGCACTTTAGCAGTTTAGAATGCCATTGACATGGTGATGACGTCAATTGTGGAAGGATTCAAAATTGTGGCACCAGACCTGACGTTGGATTCATGGCTAACTTGGTCTAAGGGCCTGCAGAAAAACAGCTAACACTGTATAGAGCATTTGCAATCATTGACCTAATCAAAAGCACCGTCTAAAGCAGTTTGCTCGACTTAGCCGGTTTTTTCAGTTTGCACTTGGTCCTATTTGCTGATATCACTAATAATCAAGCGGTACAGTATCAGAAACATTTGGCACCAGCTATAAATAAGGCCAGTAACACTGACAtctggtgcaaatattgcatgcagaaTGGTTGTATACGAATTGAGGTAAGAGGCTGAGTGGACCTCTGACTAAAGTGGATCGGTTCGTTTGCATCCCTCTAACCCCCCCTAGGTACACATTTGGGGTGCAGTcgattaattaagcaatgaTCCTATAGGTTAGTGAGTATGACACCTACCAAGTTGATATCTTGTTACCACTTGATGAAGTTGATCACACTAAATCAGTAAATATAGTCACATATACAGACACTGTTGTTACTATTATTGCTGTTGTGtgattataattaatttaattaattaatcaataagtTTACAGCAAATTGTATTTGGAGCGTCGTAGTCATGATGTGCTTTGTTTAAAAAATTCTTATTTGGATAAGATATTTCATCGCGTTGCCATGTATTGGCTGGTGTTAGCTCCATCAATTCTATTAAATTAACAAACTTATCTATTAGGAACAGTACCACAGAAAAGTGATCAAAACGTTTGCAGTGTGTACAAGATAACCTTATTTGGTGTACATTAATAGCTGAGTATAGATAGCTTCATACATAATGTAAATCAATCCATAGCCAGAAATTTATTGTAGTCAATGCACGGTATTAGTGTGGAACATTAAAGGTGCAGAATTGTTTCACATCATGTGACCTGTAGTAATACTATAGTCTAAAACTTAAAAATTGTTGATGGTGGCTACATCACAGTAACTGTATAatgtgtacgtgcatgcacTCGTGTGCTCACGTGTACATACACTAACATATTTGGACAAAGCAGTTCAAATAGTGAAACAGCAATGATAGGGCTAAGTCCTATAAGAAAAAAATCAAATCAAGTAAACAGGTGAGAACTGGGTTCGTAAACCCTTctggccatttcaattttcagaaaaaattgaaaacctcttgacaaaaaattaaaaataacaGTGAAATCTTAATactgaaatttgaaaatttgaaaattgaaatggacGGAAGGGTCATGGGCGGAACTGAACAGAAGCAATGTGGTGTAAACACGACCGCGTGCTGTCTTTGGATTTCAGGTTTGCTTTCCAATGATATTCAGCAGCTTTGTGTTAATAATCTCAGTGCTCTCTTTCTGCAAACACGTCGATCAATGAGACCATCAACTCTTGGATTGACCATAGGGATGATTCACTAAGCAGTGGAGTCAATGTGGATGCATCTATTAGACCTTGATCCGCAGTCACGAGATGAAACAGATGTCAAATATTGAACACCTTCAAGCAATTGGCACTTTTTCCTTTTTTCTATACACTGTAGCTGCGATTGAGGTTCTCGTTACTTTAATAGTTTTTGGTCAAGAATGAGCGATTATGATGTCAAGCAACAACATGTCTCACTCattcactcactcactcactcactcacatgTAGGACAGTACACGTATATCAATCTACAATTATTTGTTCCAAGCTAAACcttatttatgtattaatgATGTAACTATACATCTAacgtaaatattaattaagccatATATGTATATCATTGCTGACATATCTACTGTAGCCTACATAAAGTCTATGCAAAACTGGCAAACTACAGAGTCCTGAATGCAGTTAAAGTTAGGCTGCACGCGGCACTCACTCATTTaatcacatacacacatacacgcacgtgcgaaaacacacacacacacacacacacacacacacacacaccttggcGATGCTTGTGTTTCACGAAAGTGCACTCTAATACCTGAAGCATCTACCTATCCACCTCCAGTCAACTAGCAGAAAGAAAATATCATGGCCTCAATCAATCAAACTGATGAAAGTAGTTTATTATCATGATCAGATCGACTAACAGCACAAAAATTTGATACAATTCATACATATCAATAATCATACTCCAAAATATACAGTCGTGTCTCTCCATCAAAACCATAATACACTATTGTACCGAAGCTAAGAACTGTCGTTCAAGAGTGAAGTCATATGTGAAACGTGAAATGTCCAACTGCAGCAAGTTGTCCGCAGTTGTAAAATAAGAAACCACTTGTTTTGCCTCCATAGCAACTCTTAGATGATCGCCAAGCCAAACAGGAATATCCGTCACTTTCACGAAATCTGCCGCGTCACGTGACTCGAGTCTGCACATTTGACGTGCCGCTGATGTAGGCGATGATGGACGACAGGGTACATGTGACGTCACCCTGACGTCATTCACGTTCCTCATTCCTTCTGCAGAAGAAGAGGAGCAGTAGGAAAGCGACTCTACTTTCTCTTGCGACACGTTGTGTGGATGTTGATTGTATACAGATGCATCCATCGACTGAATAACAGTAAACCCGAATTCGTCGTCTTCGCCGATGTCCACCGCCGAGTCGTGCACTGGCGGGTCCGTTTTATAACTGCCATAATGCTGAACATGTTCTCGTCCAAATGCTGCCCGGAGGGACCTAAGCATCTCGATAAACGGCAGGACAAAGATGTTCACGTGATCGTGGTCACGAGATTATTGAAATCAATCTTTCGCGCGAACTCGTAGCAACCTGTTCACGTACTGTAGGCGTGAAATGGACGGTCTTCGAGGACCGATACCGCGAATAAACGGCTCAATGATTCAAATGAATGGAGGAA
This window of the Corticium candelabrum chromosome 17, ooCorCand1.1, whole genome shotgun sequence genome carries:
- the LOC134193359 gene encoding uncharacterized protein LOC134193359, whose protein sequence is MLRSLRAAFGREHVQHYGSYKTDPPVHDSAVDIGEDDEFGFTVIQSMDASVYNQHPHNVSQEKVESLSYCSSSSAEGMRNVNDVRVTSHVPCRPSSPTSAARQMCRLESRDAADFVKVTDIPVWLGDHLRVAMEAKQVVSYFTTADNLLQLDISRFTYDFTLERQFLASVQ